The genomic stretch ggtgcaaccactatggaaagcagtatggaggttcctcaaaagattaaaaatagagcAGTCATACCATCTAGCAAttgcacttctgggtatttatccaaagaaaacaaaaacactaattcaaaaagatatatgctgcccggccagcgtggcgcactggttgagcattgacctttgaatcaggaggtcatagttcaattcccagtcaggacacatacctgggttgctggctcgatccccagtgtggggcatgcaggaggcatccaatcaatgattctctttcatcactgatgtttctatctctcctctcccttcctctctgaaatcaataataataaaaaaatatatgtacttctctatgttcactgaagcattatgTACAGttgccaagatatggaagcagtcTAAGAGCCgatcaatagacaaatggataaaggtGTGATagatatatacaatggaaaaagaatgaaatcttaccatttacaacaacatggatggacctagagggaattatgctaagtcagacagagaaagacaaataccatatgatttcactgatatgtggaatgtAAAAGACAATATGACCTGGCTGCTGGGgcttggttgagcatcgtcccttgcaccgaaaggttgcctgGGAGTTGCccgttcgattccccatcagggcatatatccaggctgtgggaggcaaccaatcgatgtttctgtctcatccaagtttctctcttcccctctcccttcctataaataaataaataaataaagattaaaaaacaaaatgaacaaactcatagatacagagaacaaactgaaggctgccagatgggaggaggtgggaggccaggtaaaaaaggtgaagggattaagaaacacaaattgccagttatagtAGTCACAGGGGTATAAAATACAGCCTGGGGAATATAgtcataatattgtaataactgtgtatggtgccaggtgagtactagacTTATCGGAGTGATCACTCTACAAGGTACATAAGTGTCTAACTACTAtgcagtacacctgaaactaatataatattgtatgtcaactggaatcgaaaaaatattttttaaagattttttttcccttccaatCCTCACGGAGGACATGCCTATTGattgggaagaaaggagggagggcgggacgtgaatgtgagagagaaacatagatcagttgcctcccgtatgctccccaaccagagaccaaacccacaacctaggcatgtgcctgacccagaattgaacccacaacccttcagtgcatgggatgatgtcccaaccaactgagccacaccagccagggagggctcaagaaaaattgttttttaaaaggcaaaaaccCCAAGGAGAAAACTCAGCACCAAGCAATTCAAGTCAGTTTCACATAATGACATGtgcttttatttaaattgttctgTAGTGCTCTTtggtttttcaaaattaaatcccAAACTTATAAAGAGTCAAGAGGCAGAACAGCCCATCAAGGAACAAGTACAAGCATTATGCATATTGATAAATTCAGCAGAGCTGAGGGCAAAGAATTTCATCTGGGGCTTCTCAGGAATGCACGTTTGCTCTTGAATATGAAGATCTGTCTCTTGACTGGAGAGATAAGTGGGGAAGTTGGCCTTAGAGCGGTGACGTAGGAGGTAGGAATAGCTGACTCTCAGGTGAAAGGCTTTGGCTTCTTCAAGGAAGCAGAAACCAAACCACAGAAAGGCTGACCTGAATCTGGGGGCATAATCTTATCAGCCAGCACCACAGGCCAGGGAGAGGCAAAAGGGAGAGGTGGAGACTGTAGCAAAGCAGAGAGGGGCAACCTCTACGCAGCTTCACCAGCAGGCAGTTCAGGCTTAGCCGGGTTTTTGAGAGAGACTCCAAATCTAGATTGGCACGTGCAATTCCCTTTTTAAATGTTGTCCACTGATTTCAGATGGCTCAAACACGGGATGGGGCAAGCAAACCCATCTTCTCACCAAATGCGGCCTGCAGGCTTCCTGTTTGCAACCTTTGCCCCGAACGAACTAGACCGAGCTCCGTGATCTGTCACAGAtcattccccctctcccttggCACCCAGAACAACCTTCCTGGCATGGCGGGACCTGTAGCCCTGTTTTGCAATCTATGCCCCCTTCTGACAAAATTTGCAAATGCGCTCCCACACCCCACCTATCTGTCAACGCCCcgagttgaaaatcactgcatcTTGTGGGTGTCCCCAAGGCCAAGATTTGGGAGCTTTGCTTTCAGAGGTCTGAAAAACATTTGTCAGTGTGTTTTTCAAACATGAAATGATCGTTGGACAATGCATGCCTCTCAGATGTCTTTTTCCTGGTGCCCGGCATGGAGAAGGCACTCTGTCCCCTCCACGTGGGAGTCAGAGCTGAGATCCCGAGCAAATCGAGGTGTCCTCACCCACACACCAGCGCCCGGCAGCCCTCTTCATGGCTCCCTGTGCCCACTCCCTGGGCTGGGCGGCTGGAAGGAGACTTGTTTCCTCTCAGtcatggaggccagaagtctgaggtCCAGGCTTCCGCCAGGCGGCTCCTTCTCAAGGCTgtcccaagcctccctcccagcGCTGCGGGTTGCTGGCCATCCTTGGTGTTCCTCACATTGCAGCACATCCCTCAATGTCTGCCCCaccttcacatggcattctcctctTGTTCAAATGTCTCCCTTTTAGAAGTGTCCCGGTCACACTGGGTTAGGGGCCCACTGTGCGCCACTGTGATCTCATCTCAACCAATTATGTCAGCAGCGACCCTGTTTTCCAAATTTGGGTCACACTCGGAAGTCCTGGGGGTTAGAACTTACACAAAGCGGGGGAGACTGCTCACCCCATTACTTCCTTCCAGTTCAGTGTGACTCCTTTCTGAAGGGATTAAAAAGCCCGGGTTACAACATGCAGTAGGCAGCACCAGCTGTCAGATGGCATCCAGTGACTGAGGGGTGCCATCGGTCATCACATTCAGGACAGGTGGACCTGAGCAGAGCGCGGTCTCGAGGTGCGTGAGGAGGCCACTGGCCTCGCAGGCTGTGCCCGTTTCCACGCTGAGTTCCTCTCCAGAGAGATGAGGTGGGAGAGGTGACAAGGGTCCATAAAACTGCTGCTTTAAACGGTTCAGCAACCtctgaaagggggcaggccacCTGTCCGGGGAGTTTGGCTAGAACCAGACCGGGGATAAAGGTCATAAAATAGGATAAACCCacccccccaggccccagcaggagAGCTGGAGACGGGTCATATGCTGTCCTCGTCCAGCATCCTGGTGAGCCCCTCGCAGATGCGGCGCAGGTGGGAGCAGTAGGGCTCGGCCGGCCCGTAGAGCACGGCCAGGAAATCGCAGTTGGCAAAGTGGCCGAAGACGTGGTTGATGCGGCCGTGGGACTTGGCGGTCAGGTGCGGGCCCACGGCCTGGTGCAGCAGATCCCGGCACTCGAGGAGGGCGGTGGCCAGCACACGCCGGTCGAAGGTGAAGTCCACCTGGTGGAAGCTGACGGCCGTCATGGCCAGGCGGCGCGCCCTCTGGCGGAAGCGCTGCAGCAGCGccagctcctccccggccagctggccGCTGCGGAGCAGGAGGCCCAGCTTCACTGCCACCTTGATGAGGTTCTTGAGCACCTTCTGGGCCTCCTTGCGGCTGCGGGTGAACTCCTTGGTGGCGCGGTACAGCTCGTCCAGCACTTCGCTGCTCGTGTCGTCGATGAACACGGCCACTGTCGCCTTGGACGCCACCTTGCTCAGGAGCTTCTTCTGGGCCTGCAGGGCCAGGCTCTTGGTGCTGAAGGTGTCCATTAGCCCTGCCGAGGACAGACGGACCAGCATCAGTTCCCGcggcccccgggccccgcccctttCCTGGTGGCCTCCTATACGTCCCGCAATGCCCTGGCCCCTCAgcacctgcctctcccctggTAGACtcatccctcagctcagcctggatACCACCTCCTCCAGAAAACTATCCGGACCGTCAAACCGAGGGGGGCACCTCCTCTGGGCCACACATGCCCCAGGCACCCCCatccctgctctgctcccccGGCTTTGCTTCCCCACTGgtctgccccgccccaggccacaGTGGGGGCAAAAGGCCTGATTCCTTACCCGCTGTGtccttggagatccagaaacatcTGCCGAATGAGTAAGAGGAACCCGAgacccacccccagccttcatccgctgccccaggccctggtcagaatccacccccaccctggccccaggctggccagaccagGAATGTCCTGTGGGCTCCCACTCACACCCAAGGGCTCCTACAAAGCCTGCCTTTGTGGGAGCTCAGACCCCGGGAGAAGGCCAACCCTCCCTCAGCCGCCCTCGCAGAGGTTAGGGCGCGCACAGGGATTCCTGGAgcagccttccctgccccccacaccagTCACCAGACCGCGGGGCGACACAGGCCGGGGCCACAGCGAGGGTACCACTGACTCAGCACCGTGTGGCAGGCCCTGCGCGGGCACATGTGCCCGTTTTGTCATTCCACCGGGTATTGGGCAGGTTGCCCATTCTGCAAAAGAAAGCACAGAGGCTGAGCCACTTCCCCAGGCCACACAGGAACACAGGGCTCCCCAGCGCCCTGCTCGTCAGCCCCTCCACCTTTCCCAGCTGACACCGCAAGTCACCCCGAGTCCTGGCGTGTCGGGGCTGTCCCCCATGACAAAACCAGCCCTCTGACCACTGGGTCAAGAGACATAACTGCCgatgcctcagtctccccacttATAAAATGGGGAAGAACTAACTCTGCCGGAGCAGAAGCTCGTGGCCAAGCCCAATGCCCACCAGACTGTGCCTGTCCCCTGGGCAAGAGGCTGGACCTCGAAGCCATCCAGCCACCTGGATGCGAAGGCCTCTGTAACAGCAGCAGCGTCAGGCTGGCCACTGGGCACAAGTCCCCATGCCCTCCCCCCAGTTTCTCTAGAACATTCTATTCCATTCCCTTTACTCTTCCTATAAACTGCTgctcatccttcaggtctcagcagCACTGTCACCCGCTCCTGGAACCCTTCCcagaggccccaggctgggccaggtgcCCCTTGGCTCCCACGTCGCCCTGGGCATCCTCCGCTGTGGCCCCGAGACCTTGGTGGCCATGTCCGCCTCGCTGACCCAATGGCACGTGCAGGGGCTGTTCACGCCGCGTCTCCAggggccagcccagggcctggtacTACAGAGCAGTGGCCCATGTTTGTTGACTGTATGAGGGAAAGGATGTCTGCAAACATTGGAATGAGATTGTACTCCCAAGGCCTGGGTCTAATctccccagtttacagatgggcaaactgaggctcagagaggaactTCCTCTGAGTCCAGGGATGAGGCCCAGGCTCTGGACCCCAAGGGCCCTGGAGCCCAGTTCCTTCTGCCTATTTTGGTTGCTGTGTGAGCCCAGgcagggctctgccctcctctgGCCTTGACCTTCCCATCTGTAGGTCCTGGGGTGAGGCGTGCTGGTTCTAGAGGAGAGTTGGGCCTATTGACAGTCTTTAGAAAGGGCCTGGGCCAccacagcaccccctccccaagccagaaagaaaaggggtgggagtggaggcaactacagcctccctccccagcctccacacTTCTAGCCCCTCCAGCTAGTCCCCAGATCCCTGGGCCAGCCCGGCTGCACgcccacccctcctcccggcccaTTGTTCTGCCAGAAACACTGCAAACAGCTGGGAGCAGGTCAtggccttccttcctgcctgctgtGCTCACAGGTCCCAGAACAAGCCAGGAGATGGCCAGGCTGTGCCACGCCAGCCCTTCTGAGTCAGGGTCTTTCCAGGAACTGCCCAGAAGTTCAGGGACCAGATGGCTAGtgtccctggcccctgcccaccaaATGCCATAACCCCACTATCATTACAGCCAAAAAAGCCCACTCACGTTTTAGagccgtggttctcaacctttctaaggccgcgaccctttaatacagttcctcatgttgtggtgaccccaaccataaaattattttcgttgctgcttcataactataattttgctactgttatgaatcgtactgtaaatatctgtgttttccgatggtcttaggctctacagcagcggttctcaacctgtgggtcgagactgtagagcctaagaccatcggaaaacaattttatgtgagaaatgtgagagagatacaccgattggttgcctcctgcacatgccctgactgggggctgGGTATCgaacctctcacacacacatctctctctctctctctttccttccttccttccttccttccttccttccttccttccttccttccttccttctttccttcctcctcacttCCTCCTACCTCCTtacctcccttctactctctctaaaaatcaatggaatagcgtggctcagtggttgaacgttgacctatgaactaggaggtcatggttcaattcccggccagggcacatgtcctggttgtgtgctctgtccccagtgcgggaggtgcaggaggcagccgatcaatgattctctctcatcattgatgttcctatctctctctccctctaccttcttctctgaaatcaataaaaaaatatattttttaaaaatcaatggaaaaaatatccttgggtgagaattaacaacaaaagacAGTATCCAGtgctggtgaggctgtggagaCACTGGAACCCTCAAACGTACAGATGGTATGAAAATGGAAAAcagtgcagctgctgtggaaatcAGTATTGGCAGTTCCGCAAACACAGTTACtgcatgacccagcaattccactcacAAACATCGACTCCCCCAAAATGGAGACACACGTCCACACAGAAACTCATACGCgcatgttcagagcagcacaattcatGTACCCAAAAGTGAAAACCCCAATGCCATCAACAGAtgagtaaacaaaatgtggcccacacaGTGGAATGTCGCTCAGCCACGAAAAGGGGTGACGCGCTGACGCCCACTACAGTGTGGATGGGCCTTGAGCACAGGGTGCTCAGTGAGAAGCCAGACCCCAAAGGCCACACAGTGTGATTCCATTCATGTGGAATGTCCAGGACCGGCACATCCACAGGGACAGGAagaggctgccaggggctggagggaggtgaggaCTGACTGCTGATGGAGATAGGGCTTCTTTTAGGGGTGgtggaatgttctggaatttgAATACTTTGAAATTCTCTGAGTTTATATCTCATCAAGCGGAGCACTTACTATTAAGAGTATATACCCATATCTCTATGCCCCTCACTATATATTTTATAGCTCATTTTTTATAATgctaaatgaatttaaaaatgggatttGGCCCAAACTTTAATACAAACAGAAAGTAAGATAATGCCATaagatttttaaatcactttcaCATTGACAGGCACTCAGTAGGTACTCAGGAcaggtctgtttgtttttttaattgattttagagaaagagaaaaagggagagggagatttgttgttctacttatttgtgcattattgattgattcttgtatgtgccctgactggggatcgaaggtgaaaccttggcgtattgggatgactttcttttttttaaatatattttattgatttttttacagagaggaagggagagggagagagagttagaaacatcgatgagagagaaacatcggtcagctgcctcctgcacaccctctactgggcatgtgcccgcaaccaaggtacatacccttgactggaatcgaacctgggacccttgagtccacaggccaacactctatccactgagccaaaccggttagggcttgggATGactttctaaccaactgagttgcctggccagggtgagacaTGTTAGATTAAAAAGAATTTCCCTCCTTAAAAGCTCGAGCTCACTGCACTCAAGGATGGAGCAAATCTATCAGAGGTTTGCCCATATggtgaacatcctatataataaaaggctaatatgcaaatagactgaatggcggaacaactggtctctatgacatgcactgaccacctgggggcaggcactcaacacaggagctgccccctggtggtcagtgcactcccacaggggagtgccgctcagccagaagccctgagctgggctcacggctggtgagtgcagcagtggtctaagccagcaggtggacatccctctgaggggtcccagactgcaagagggcgcaggccgggctgagggaccctgcctccctagtgcatgaatgtcatgtacctggcctctagtcctatataataaaagcctaatatgttaagtgtccgttCATTCAACCGatcgctatgacgctcactgaccaccagggggcagacactccagtaggttagtttgctgttgaggtctggccaattgggactgggtgagacaggctggacatgccctggatccctcctgcggtccctccctagccccaatcgtgcaccaactgtggggtccctcggcctggcctgcgccctcttgcaatccgggacccctcgggagatgtccacctgctggcttaggtccatgcactgggcctctagtatagttataaatGCCTATCGAAAAAAAACCACCCCCACTCATCAGCTTATGTTTTTGGCAGGACATTAGGAAGTGGAGGCCAAGGGCTGCCCTGAGCATGGCTGGACACCTAGTgtccctggtccctgcccccaaACACTAGAACATCCTGCTATtatcagaagcaaaaaaaaaaaaatagaagttttcCAAATTTCCAAAATGGCCCCCTAAGAGATGTCGCCCACACTGGAAGGAGGTGCCAGAAATCAATGAACATGGAAATAAACAGGGTAATTTCAGGGCcacgggggcagggagggaagtgacAGGGACAGGCAGGTGACATGGGCTGGGGTTGCTGGGAAGGCCTTTCTGAGGTGgcgcccctggggctgggactgAAAGGACAAGGTCTGGGGGAAGGTGAgccgggcagagggagcagcccgTACAGCGGTCCTGGGGCAGGACCTGTCCGCTGTGAGAGGAACAGCAAGGCCACAGGCCGTTCACAACCCCTCACAGGCCACAGTGGCTACAGACAAGACCCATGCCCCAGGGGCAGCTCTCCCTTCTGTGAACTGGGTGTCCAGACCCCCAATGGCTCTGTTGACTCCTACCCTGCCACCCACACTCTTCCCCAAAACAATGGAGCCTGGTCCACGCTTCGGACTTTTGCTCTCTGCCAACCCCATTTCAGGTTTTGGACTCCAACCTTTGTCCCCATTCCCATTTTGGACACGCCAACTCCCACTATTCCTGGGagtcactccccatccccctcctctcctcccccaggcaaCCACAGAGCCACTTCTTGCCTCTGGATCGGCCTGTCCTGGGCATTCCACACAAAGGGAATCACACGCTGTGCGGCCTTGTGTGTCCGGCTTCTCTCTCTGAGCACCATGTGgtccaggtccatccacactgTAGTGAGTGTCAGTGAGTGCTTCcctcctttttatggctgaataatattccacacCTTATTTCTAATATAATGTAATTAACCACAAGTTCATAGTctgtcatttttaataaatggcaAAACTGAAAATACAGCAAGGGGCTCTCATGAGCTGGGGTGAGACTGCTCCAGCATGCCACCGGCCATGGgcagcctgcccccaccacaTGAATTCTTCATGCCCCACACAAAGGGTGTCAATAATTGATGCACCCGCTTGGCAGGTCCACACCAGCcactccttctctcctctctgtcctggcTGCAATGGCCAAGGATGGCCTCAGGGGGCCCCCGCCTCTGCCCACTGTGCAATAGACCTTGCTCCCACACAACATCAGGTACCCACTACATGGAGCCCTTTAGTAACCATTGCTCACACTGCTCAGTCAGTGCTCATTTTAAATATGGCCAAAGGGAAAGGGGAATCGGCCTGTCTGAGGTTGGGGAGACACCAGTGGTTATCAAACTGGGTTTCCTAGAGCCCTTGGGGGCCACCCCAAGGACAAGCAGGGTCTGGCCACCTGCCAGGCTGCAGGGAAAGCCAGGACACTTTCAACTGTGGTCAGATTTCTACCGAGGAAGAGTTGGGGGGCCAAACAGGAATGTTGGAAGAGTACTGCCAAAACCCATGCGAGGAAGCACAGGACCGGCGGGGGCTAGGCTGGGCAAAATATGTTTAACAGCAAGTGGAGGCTTCAGGGCCACGTGGCAGGAAAGTGGATGCAGCCCCTAAATGAGTTCTGGATTTGCACCTTTCTCACCTACCCAAGGGCTCATCCCTGGTCCCGGGCATCCCATGCTGTCCTCCCTGAAGCAGCCACCAGAGGGCGCCAGTAAACACCTAAGTGGGGCCCCAGCCCTCCTTTGCTCACTTCCCTCCAGGCTATCCACCTCCTCTATCatctccctgccctcacctcctcctccttcttcttctgctcttcttcctcctcctcctcttccttctcttccccctcttctccattcccctccccctcctcctcctcttctagcTCACTCTGCCCAACAGGCTTCCTCCCTGTTACTCCACACACCAGGCAAGGTCCTGCCCTAGGGCCATTGCTGGGTCTGTGCCCTGGGCCAGGAATGCCCTTCCCCCCAGGTCTCCACGTAGCTGTTTCTTCCTTGTCGTTCAAGGCTTAGATCAAATGCTGCCTCCTCAGGAGGCCGTCTCAGAACCCCCATTTAAACTAACTTCCCCATCCACCTGACTCCCCATTATCTTCATGCAGTTACTACTAAGTGTAATGATTTTCTGGCTGAAAAGTACATGTCTTCCAACCCTGAAGCTTGgctcacagtaggtgctcagaatcagtttgttgaatgaataaatgacctCTCAGAGGGTCATAGAGATCTCATTCGTGGACCCCACTGTTCAGCCAGGAAAACTGAGACCAGAGACAGAGTTATCCCAAGGTTACATAGTAGCACAGCACGAGCCCCTCTGGAGGGGGGCTTCCCCGGGTGGATGCTCCCAACCTCCACCATCGCACTGGACgtaaggggaaactgaggcctggaggacAAGGCCTTAGAAGCTCTCAAGGACTCAGCCTGTGGTCCCTCCATGAAAGCTCAGGGGGGTGGGATTCCAGGGGGGGTCGTCTCACGGAGGGGTGTAGAGGCATCCCGAAGGAGGTGGGTATGCTGTGGGCCTGCGCCGGTCCTGCCACCTCTGGGCCCCCCCACCTCTCGGTGTATAATACCTGGGGCCGAACCCAGACAAGCATGA from Eptesicus fuscus isolate TK198812 chromosome 6, DD_ASM_mEF_20220401, whole genome shotgun sequence encodes the following:
- the TNFAIP8L1 gene encoding tumor necrosis factor alpha-induced protein 8-like protein 1, which translates into the protein MDTFSTKSLALQAQKKLLSKVASKATVAVFIDDTSSEVLDELYRATKEFTRSRKEAQKVLKNLIKVAVKLGLLLRSGQLAGEELALLQRFRQRARRLAMTAVSFHQVDFTFDRRVLATALLECRDLLHQAVGPHLTAKSHGRINHVFGHFANCDFLAVLYGPAEPYCSHLRRICEGLTRMLDEDSI